A genome region from Hevea brasiliensis isolate MT/VB/25A 57/8 chromosome 9, ASM3005281v1, whole genome shotgun sequence includes the following:
- the LOC110656402 gene encoding BRCT domain-containing protein At4g02110 produces the protein MLKANSPSKAFFAVRFLLFGFDPINEREVRAKLLNGGGIDAGQYGQNCTHVIVDNILFDDPLCVTARKDGKTLVTGLWVDHGYEIGMAVDATSIMYRPLRDLNGIAGAKNLIICLTGYQRQDRDDIMTMVGLMGAQFSKPLVANKVTHLICYKFEGEKYELAKKLKKIKLVNHRWLEDCLRDWELLPEDNYSKSGYELEVMEAEAKDSEEEAGVPALKQSSHEMANNSPHLRMGTPKPCQLPKSTGELPKMAQNISKPEGLPSVVNGKDMLVTPSRKNRSASGFISNFVSEVSACPVSSTSNDASSVGLPDPQERTPNSTEGGNDLENISRSAERPYSDAKFSAVSYTRKTPRKSPTSTFSGELGHIRGSPKFQLGESINKTSVEVEYAKGLTGSDHAEHLQKGIEPFCKEASSSKKQKIDVSCFNPKSQNMSHDPPRSVTGSPSVSCNQGLEQASLVDGLSKINNQYHDVTGSPSVSLDAAQKSHADVSTGKSSKFKAKPFAQDLLFLENAVSENDQNENLDEKMLQTSLKTLRKSSLVSKPEGGDFGVKKSENVVADAEAACHLQQDKQVPSPPNRNSETEKSQVIANLEKLQEGNGNLITKPGRIKMIAKKTLGSRSKLKSNANQKGSIYLKKVAAQNEPVVGLSIETADHENSSSFNDHATFPETVNVIAAKEAETQIGTKSRDNVENETTFMDDETEAPEDNDTSEGILDEVKAGVVDLSPKADDKMEVKPDGARHSTNNAAADRDDGAKEEKNAVQLQQKDKTICKANCMKGKLRQGKKQPPGKSKIKTVPPVSGHAKSKKVSVREETCNGKDIVETAIEEEKGKPCSAGQTKSRNVSKRKSDNSMEAEKENKPIVDGDQRISQFKGHVRKTTLKSDNVSMKIKQKSGKSNLNCILVREVSKQVKTEPIWFILSGHKLQRKEFQQVIRRLKGKFFRDSHQWSYQATHFIAPDPIRRTEKFFAAAASGRWILKTDYLASCSQAGRFVDEEPYEWHKHGLSEDGAINLEAPRKWRLLREKTGHGAFNGMRVIIYGECIAPSLDTLKRVVKAGDGTILATSPPYTRFLTSGVDYAIISPGMPRVDLWVQEFLRHEIPCIAADYLVEYVCKPGYSLERHVLYNTHAWAEKSFANLLSKAEEIVEDLTPSDDYSGDDIACQVCGCRNRGEVMLICGDESGSVGCGIGMHIDCCDPPLENIPEEDWFCADCSSSNSNSSPKRRKGLN, from the exons ATGCTGAAAGCCAATTCTCCTTCCAAAGCGTTTTTCGCCGTCCGTTTCCTTCTCTTTGGTTTCGATCCCATCAACGAGCGCGAG GTTCGAGCCAAGCTTCTTAATGGCGGCGGAATTGATGCTGGTCAGTACGGTCAAAATTGTACTCACGTGATTGTAGATAACATTCTTTTC GATGATCCTCTTTGTGTTACTGCAAGGAAAGATGGGAAGACACTGGTTACGGGTTTATGGGTTGACCATGGTTATGAAATTGGAATGGCTGTAGATGCCACTTCT ATTATGTATAGGCCACTTAGAGATTTGAATGGCATAGCgggtgctaaaaatttaattatatgctTAACTGGATACCAGCGACAAGATCGAGATGACATTATG acCATGGTTGGCCTGATGGGAGCTCAATTTTCTAAGCCATTGGTAGCAAACAAAGTTACTCATCTCATATGCTATAAATTTGAAG GTGAAAAGTATGAACTTgccaagaaattgaagaaaataaagCTTGTTAACCATCGGTGGTTAGAAGACTG CTTAAGGGACTGGGAGCTTCTTCCAGAAGATAATTATAGCAAGAG TGGCTATGAGTTGGAGGTGATGGAAGCTGAAGCAAAGGATTCTGAGGAGGAAGCTGGGGTCCCCGCTTTGAAGCAATCAAGTCATGAAATGGCAAATAACAGTCCTCACTTGAGAATGGGAACTCCTAAGCCTTGTCAACTACCCAAATCAACTGGGGAACTGCCAAAAATGGCACAAAATATAAGTAAGCCTGAAGGTCTGCCAAGTGTTGTGAATGGGAAGGACATGTTAGTAACTCCTAGCAGAAAGAACAGATCAGCATCAGGCTTTATTAGCAACTTTGTTTCTGAGGTGTCGGCCTGTCCTGTCTCTAGTACCTCTAATGATGCTTCTTCTGTAGGTTTACCTGATCCACAAGAGAGAACTCCAAATTCTACAGAAGGGGGTAATGACTTGGAAAATATTTCCAGAAGTGCTGAAAGGCCTTATTCTGATGCAAAGTTTAGTGCTGTAAGTTACACAAGGAAAACCCCACGGAAATCCCCAACATCAACTTTTTCAGGAGAGTTGGGACATATTAGAGGCTCTCCTAAATTTCAATTAGGTGAATCCATTAATAAGACTTCTGTTGAAGTTGAATATGCTAAGGGCTTAACTGGATCTGATCATGCTGAGCATCTTCAAAAAGGAATTGAGCCATTTTGTAAAGAAGCTTCAAGCAGTAAAAAGCAAAAGATAGATGTTTCATGTTTTAACCCTAAATCTCAGAATATGAGTCATGATCCACCAAGAAGTGTGACAGGCAGTCCATCAGTTAGTTGCAACCAGGGATTGGAACAAGCATCTTTGGTAGATGGTTTGTCTAAGATTAATAACCAGTATCATGATGTGACAGGAAGTCCATCAGTTAGTCTTGATGCTGCACAAAAGTCCCATGCTGATGTTTCAACAGGCAAATCATCAAAATTTAAAGCGAAGCCATTCGCACAAGATCTGCTGTTCCTTGAAAATGCAGTCTCAGAGAATGATCAAAATGAGAATTTGGATGAAAAGATGCTGCAAACATCCTTAAAGACATTGAGAAAGTCCAGTTTGGTTAGCAAGCCTGAAGGTGGAGATTTTGGAGTTAAAAAATCTGAAAATGTGGTTGCAGATGCAGAGGCTGCGTGTCATCTGCAGCAAGATAAACAGGTTCCATCTCCCCCTAACAGAAACTCAGAGACAGAGAAATCTCAGGTGATTGCTAATTTGGAAAAGCTTCAGGAAGGTAATGGCAACTTAATTACCAAACCAGGTAGGATAAAGATGATTGCCAAGAAGACACTGGGTTCTAGATCAAAACTGAAAAGTAATGCTAACCAAAAAGggtctatttatttaaaaaaagttgCTGCTCAAAATGAACCTGTAGTTGGTCTGTCTATAGAAACAGCAGATCATGAGAACTCCTCCAGTTTCAACGACCATGCAACATTCCCTGAAACTGTCAATGTTATTGCAGCAAAGGAGGCAGAGACGCAAATTGGCACAAAATCCAGAGATAATGTTGAGAATGAGACTACTTTTATGGATGATGAAACAGAAGCTCCAGAGGATAACGACACAAGTGAGGGTATACTTGATGAAGTGAAGGCTGGGGTGGTTGATTTGTCACCTAAAGCAGATGATAAGATGGAGGTTAAACCAGATGGTGCTCGGCATTCAACAAACAATGCTGCTGCTGACAGGGATGATGGTGCAAAGGAAGAGAAGAATGCAGTTCAACTCCAGCAGAAAGATAAAACAATCTGTAAAGCAAATTGTATGAAAGGGAAACTAAGGCAAGGCAAAAAACAGCCACCAGGCAAGTCCAAGATAAAGACTGTCCCTCCTGTCTCTGGACATGCAAAATCTAAGAAAGTTTCAGTTAGAGAAGAGACTTGCAATGGCAAGGACATTGTTGAGACAGCTATTGAGGAGGAGAAAGGTAAGCCATGTTCTGCAGGTCAAACTAAGAGCAGAAATGTATCTAAGAGAAAATCTGACAACTCCATGGAAGCAGAGAAGGAGAATAAGCCAATTGTTGATGGAGATCAAAGAATAAGTCAGTTTAAAGGTCATGTCAGAAAAACAACCCTTAAGTCTGATAATGTGTCAATGAAGATTAAGCAGAAGTCTGGGAAAAGCAATCTTAATTGTATTTTGGTGAGAGAAGTTTCAAAGCAAGTGAAAACTGAACCTATATGGTTTATTTTGAGTGGGCATAAGCTACAGAGAAAGGAGTTTCAGCAAGTCATTAGGCGTTTGAAAGGAAAATTCTTCAGGGATTCTCATCAGTGGTCATACCAGGCAACGCACTTCATAGCTCCAGACCCAATTCGTAGGACAGAAAAGTTTTTTGCTGCTGCAGCCTCTGGAAG GTGGATTCTAAAGACCGATTATCTTGCTTCTTGTAGTCAAGCAGGAAGGTTTGTGGATGAGGAGCCATATGAATGGCATAAGCACGGCCTTAGTGAAGATGGTGCAATTAATTTAGAGGCTCCAAGGAAGTGGCGGCTCTTACGGGAGAAAACTGGTCATGGTGCCTTCAATGGCATGCGTGTTATTATTTATGGAGAATGCATTGCACCATCTTTG GATACTCTGAAGCGAGTTGTGAAGGCAGGTGATGGGACTATATTAGCAACTTCTCCTCCTTACACCCGCTTCCTCACATCTGGGGTTGACTATGCCATTATCAGTCCTGGTATGCCACGTGTTGATTTGTGGGTTCAAGAGTTCCTACGACATGAGATACCCTGCATTGCGGCTGATTACTTGGTGGAGTATGTCTGCAAGCCTGGTTATTCTCTGGAGAGACATGTTCTATACAATACTCATGCTTGGGCAGAGAAGTCATTTGCTAACCTATTGAGCAAGGCAGAAGAGATTGTTGAAGACTTGACACCATCAGATGATTATAGTGGCGATGACATAGCCTGTCAAGTTTGTGGATGTCGCAATAGAGGGGAGGTTATGCTGATATGCGGTGATGAAAGTGGTTCTGTTGGTTGTGGGATAGGTATGCACATAGACTGTTGTGATCCTCCTCTTGAAAATATTCCAGAGGAGGATTGGTTTTGTGCTGATTGTAGTAGCAGTAACAGCAACAGTTCCCCTAAGAGGAGAAAAGGACTTAACTGA
- the LOC110656401 gene encoding uncharacterized protein LOC110656401: protein MGWLSRFVAAVTFLAIGVIFSPETFGSNSIAQLPTYLKLAHLLSFSTAFGAALWVTFIGGIIMFKNLPRHQFGNLQSKMFPAYFWLVGVCCAISVASFGYLHPWKSASPSEKYQLGFLLSSLAFNLTNLFVFTPMTIEMMRQRHKVEREENIGNEIGWSKNQEVAKANPKLAAMNKKFGMIHGFSSLANIMSFGSLAMHSWYLAGKMNL from the exons atGGGTTGGCTAAGTCGATTTGTGGCGGCCGTGACTTTCTTAGCCATCGGGGTGATATTCTCTCCGGAAACCTTTGGATCTAATTCCATTGCTCAGCTACCGACTTATCTGAAACTGGCTCACCTACTCAGCTTTTCCACGGCTTTTGGTGCCGCTCTCTGGGTCACCTTCATCGGTGGCATCATCATGTTCAA GAATCTACCAAGGCATCAGTTTGGTAATTTGCAAAGCAAGATGTTTCCTGCATATTTTTGGCTGGTGGGGGTGTGCTGTGCGATATCTGTGGCATCATTTGGTTATTTGCATCCATGGAAATCAGCTTCCCCTTCTGAGAAGTACCAGCTGGGTTTCCTGTTATCTTCCTTGGCTTTCAATCTTACCAATTTGTTTGTCTTTACTCCCATGACTATCGAG ATGATGAGGCAGAGGCACAAGGTGGAGCGGGAAGAAAACATTGGGAATGAAATTGGGTGGTCAAAGAACCAGGAAGTTGCTAAGGCTAACCCAAAGCTTGCTGCAATGAACAAGAAATTTGGCATGATCCAtggtttttcatcccttgctaaTATTATGTCTTTTGGAAGCCTTGCCATGCATTCATGGTACTTAGCAGGAAAGATGAATCTGTAA